In Komagataeibacter sucrofermentans DSM 15973, the genomic window AGTTCAGCGCGTTCGGGGTCATCGGTCAGGATCGCGCCTGCATCGCCATAAGCGCCGAGCGGCTTGGAGGGGAAGAAGGACAGCGTGGTGGCCACCCCCTCGCGCCCCAGCCTGCGGCCCGACAGGCTCGCGCCATAGGCCTGCGCGCAGTCCGCCATGAGGAACAGGTCTTCTTCCGCCGCAATGGCCCGCAGTTCGGGCCACGGCGCGGGCTGGCCAAACAGGTCCACCCCGATCAGCGCGCGCGGGCGCAGGCGGCCAGCCTTGCGCACATCGGCAATGCGCTGGCGCAGGTTTTCAGGGTCGATCTGGAAGGTGCGCGGGTCCACATCCACAAAGACCGGGGTAGCGCCAAGCACCAGCGGCACCTCCGCCGTGGCGGTGTAGGTAAAGGCGGGCAGGAACACGGCGTCGCCTTCCCCGATTCCCTCCGCCATCAGCACGACCTGGATGGCATCGGTGCCCGATGAAACGCCCACGCATTCCGCTGCCCCCACATAGCTGGCCAGCCGGGATTCGAGCTCGGCCACTTCGGGGCCCATGACAAAGCGGCAGTGCCGCATCACCGCATCGACACGCGCGCGCAGTGCATCGGCAATGGCAGCCTGCTGTCTGGGCAGGTCAAGAAAACCTATAGGCGCCTGCGCCGGAGCGTTCATGATGCATTCCTTTCCACATCGGCCTGCCCCGCCGGAACCTGGCTGGCCACGCCGTGCGGGTTATGGACAAATTCAGGTACGAGCCTGCGCGCAAGGTCCAGCGCCTGCGCGCTGTCACCATGACGACATGCCACTGTCAGTGCATCCATGATATTGACGACCTGCGCAAGGTCCACCGTACGCGGCGTTGCCATCCGCAAACCGGGACAGCCGGTGGGTTGCAGGATTTCCTGACTGTAAAACAGGTCTTCGGCCAGCTTTTCGCCCGGTCGCAGCCCGGTAAAGTGGATCTGCACGTCACGTCCCGGCCGCAGCCCCGCCAGCACGATCATCTGCCGCGCCAGTTCAAGGATGCGCACCGGCGTGCCCATGTCGAGCACGAACACTCCGCCCCGGCGCAGCAGGGCGGCGGCGAGCTGGTCCTCCTGCGCGCCGGTGCCACAGGCGCTGGCCTGCAGCACCAGCCCCACGGCCTCCGACACGGTCATGAAATAGCGCTGCATGCGCGGGTCGGTCACCGTAAGCGGGCCGCCACGCACAAGCTGGTGCTGGAACAGCGGAATGACCGAGCCGGTCGAGCCCATCACGTTGCCAAAGCGCACGGTCACGCAGCGCATGGCCTCCGGGCCGCCCGCGCGCCGGACCCGGGCATCAAGGGCCTGGCAGTACATCTCGGCAATGCGCTTTGAAACACCCATGACACTGGCGGGATTGACGGCCTTGTCAGTCGAGATGAGCACCATGGCCCGCACGCCGTGGCGGCTGGCCGCATCGGCCACGATGCGGGTGCCGGTCACGTTGGTCAGCAGCCCCTCGCACGGATTGGCCTCGACCATGGGCACCTGCTTCAGCGCCGCTGCATGAAACACCAGTTCGGGGCGATAGCGGGCAAAAACCTGCTCGATGCGCGCGTGATCGCGTATGTCGGCCAGCACCAGATGGCGCTTCAGCGCAGGCACCATCGCTTCAAGGTCGATATCCACCTGCCATAGCGGGAACTCCCCCATATCGAGCAAAATGAGTTCCGCAGGCGCATGGCGGGCGATCTGGCGCACCAGTTCCGCCCCGATCGAGCCACCCGCCCCCGTAACCAGCACCCGCCGCCCGCGCAGCATGCTGGCCAGCCCCTGTTCATTCGGCGCCACGGGCTGGCGTGGCAGCAGGTCCGCCAGCCTTACGGGGTGCAGGGGCGCCCGCGCGGTGCCTGTCAGGCCGGACAGGTCGGGCATGCAGCGCACCGGGGTGCCGCTTTCATGCGCCATGCGCAGCACAGTGGAAAGCCGCTCGCCGCGGAAATGCGGGTCGGCCACCACCACCATCCAGTTTTCATCCGCACCCAGTGCCGCAAGAATGGCCCGCAGGTCGCCCGCCTGCCCCAGCACCGGCAGGCCGCGCAGCCTGCGGCCGGGGCGGCGCTGGCGGCCTTCAAGCACCAGCCCCGCCACCCGGCGGCCCATATGTGGCACCAGCGCCAGGAAGCGGCTGGCATCTTCCCCATCGCCCAGCACGATCACGCGCTGGCTGCCCTCAAGCCCCCGCAGGCCCTGCCGCCAGTACTGATAGCCGCCCCGCACGCCCGCCAGCAGCACGAACGCCGCCATGCCGTAAACCATGCCAAATGCCGGGGCGGGCGCGCCCAGCAGGTCTGTGGCCCCCAGCACCAGCCCGGACGCCAGCGCGCAGGCCCCGCCCAGCCGCCAGAAATCGGATTGCCCGGCAAAGCGCCAGTGCTGCTGAAAGACGCGGAACGGCCACCCCGCCACGCCAAGCCCCGCCATGCCAAGCACCTGCACGCCACCAGCCAGCACCCTGTCAGACACTGGCACCTGATAGCCACACGCCCAGCCCGCAAGGCTTGCCGCCAGCCCCCCCAGGACCGTATCAAGCATGCAGTTCAGCGCTATGGTCCGTGTCATGCGCAGGCACTCGGCCAGGGAGTGGCTGCTGGAGGATTGCGTTGCCATTACCTCCTCCCTATAGCCGAGCCTGCAGGGGGGCAAGAAGGAGAGACCATGCCCCGGACCCTGCTTTCATGACCCTTTTACATAACGATCATGCCGAAAACGTAATTTTCGTGCTGCTGCTGGGCGCGGGCGCGGTCATGGCCGCCCTTCTGTCGCGCCGGGTCATCGGGCTGCGCATACTCGATTACCCCACCGGGCGCAGCGCCCATGCCCGGCCCGTGCCCAAGGGTGGTGGGCTTGCCATTCTGGCCGTGTTCGTAACAGGCGTGCCGCTGGCGCAGATGATCCTGCACCATGCCCCCACCCTTGCTGACAAGACCCTGCTGGCCGCGACTGCCTGGCTGGGCCTTTTTTCATGGCGCGATGACATGCACCCCATGCCCGCCATATGGAAGCTGGGCGCACAGGTACTGGCGGCATTGCTGGTGGCCTGGGGCAGCCTGGGCGTGCTGCCGCATGATGGCGCGACATGGGGCCTGCTGCTGGGGCGCGGCCTGTGGCTGGTCGTGTTGTGCAACACCATCAACTTCATGGACGGGCTGGACGGGCTGGCCGCGGGCTGCACCCTGCTGGCCTGCATGGTCACCGCCATTTTGTGCCTGCATGCGCACGCAGGGGTGGAGACATGGGGCACGGCGCTGGTCATGGCTGTTGCCATTGCCGGTTTCCTGCCCTTCAATTTCCCCAAAGCGCGGCTGTTCATGGGCGATGTGGGCAGCCAGTGCTGCGGGCTGGTGCTGGGCGCGCTGGGGCTGCACATGGCCGACCTGCCGCAACTGGCGCATGGCTGGGCGCTCATGCCGCTCATGCTATCGGGCCTGCTGGCCGATGTGGGGGTGACACTGCTGCGCCGCACCGTGCTGCGTCGCCCGCTCCTGCAGGCGCATCGGGAGCATCTCTACCAGATGGCCCATCGCAGCGGCATGAAACCCGCATCCATCACCATACTGGCATGGGCGGCAACGCTATGCGGCGCGGGGGCGGCGTGCGCACTGGCTGGCAGCGTCATTGACCTGCCAGCCGCCTTGCTCGGGCCGCTGGCGCTACAACTGGCCTGGGGCGTGGCGGTGATCGGGCGCGTGCGCCATGCGCCGGAATTGCGGTGGTAGAAACAGAACAGGGGGAACGGCCGTGCGACCATTCCCCCTGCCGATCGTGACAGATAACGGACCTTACTTGCCGGTAAGGGTAATCTTCATGCCCTGGGCTGCGGCGGCAAGGCGACCGCCGGAGCTTGAGGTATCGAGCCGGATGCGCACGCCCGCGGGGTTGTTGAGCAGGACCGCGCCAATGCCGGTGCCTGCTGTCACGTCACCGTTGACGGCGGCATAGCTTCCCTCGAAATCCTTGACCGAATGCAGGTTATAGACCGTGCCGCTGCCCTTAATGTTGGCATAGCCCACGGCCGCAAGCGACCCGCCCTCGATCTTGAAGCGGTAGGTATGGTGCCCATAGACCAGCTTGCCCGTGCCCCATGTATGCCCCACGCCGATATCAAGCGACTTGAACTTCATGGTGACGGTGCCCGATGGCGTGCCCAGCGAGGATTCCTCGGCCATGGCCGCACACGGCAGGCCGGCAAGGGGCGCCACGGCGATGGCCAGGGCAAGCAGACGTCGAGAGATATGCATGTAAGGTAAACCTTCCGTCGCGAAATGCACGAAGAGAACCTGCTGCTAACTCAGCTCGCGCGGCGAAGTTCCTCGGTGCGGCGCGCACGCGGGGCCTTGCGCACGGGGGCGGCAACCTTTTCCTGCGCTGCAGCGGATGTTTCGTTCACGATCGTGCGCAGGTCACGCAGGAAGCCGTTGCCCTGCGGGGTGTGCGTAATCAGCACCGAGCGGCGATCCATCGGGTCGGCCGTGCGGCGGGCGAGGCGCAGATCCTCGAGCCGGTCGAGCGCGCGGGTGATCGCGGGCTTGGACACGTTCAGCTCGGCGGCGAGGCCACGCACGGTGTGGGCGTTGTCGCTGAGGTAGCAGGTCAGGAACACTGCGAGCTGGCGGGCTGAAAGGTCAGGCCCGTCGCGGCGAACCATGGCGACAACGGTGTCGCGCAGGGACTGCGTCATCTGGTCCGCGTTAGCCTGATTAGCCTGTGATGACTTGGCCATCGGTTGGAATCCTCTGTCATGATGTCGTGCCGGCCCATGGGTTCTGGAAGCCCTGGAATCGGGCCGACACGGAATGGTTTCTTCTGGTGGTGCCTATATAATTAGCATTTACGGCATATATAAGTCGCATCTGGCAAATTAGTTCGGTTTCATAATTGTTTCTTTAACGTCGCGTTCATTTCGTCAAGATTAAATATTTTTAATATCCCTGCGTAAGCTGCTCTTAAACCTAGGCTTTCTCCGCCTTCCGGGCGGCCAGGGCGGTCAGAATCGTTCCACCCGTAGGTATCGATATGAACCCAGCGCACATCAGTTTTGACAAAATTCTCTAAGAAAAGCGCCGCCGTAATCGCCCCGGCCATCGGTTTGGATGAAATATTGTTCAGATCTGCCACCGGACTGCGCAGCCATTTGCGGTAGCCCGGCCATAGCGGCAGGCGCCATAGCGGGTCGCCGCAGGCACGCCCTTCCCCCTCCAGCGCAAGGGCTGCTTCATCGCTGTTGCTGAACAGCGCGGGCATGTCGGGACCCAGCGCCACGCGGGCCGCCCCGGTCAGGGTCGCGGCATCGATCAGCAGGGCGGGATCATGCTCGCACGCGGCATGCAGCAGGTCGCACAGCACCAGCCTGCCCTCGGCATCGGTATTGCCCACTTCCACCGTCAGCCCCGCGCGCGTGCGCACCACGTCGGACGGGCGCATGGCGCGGCCCGACACGCTGTTCTCCACGCAGCCCAGCCGCAGTTCCAGCCGCACCGGCAGGTCGCGCAGCACCACCAGCCGCGCCAGCGCGAGCATGATGGCCGCGCCCCCCATGTCCTTTTTCATCCGCAGCATGGATGAAGGCGGCTTGAGGTCGTAGCCGCCGGTATCAAAACACACGCCCTTGCCCACCAGCGACACAAGCGGCGCATCCTCGGGCGCGGTGCTGCCGCTCCAGCGCGCCACCACCACGCACGGCGCGCGCTCCGAGCCCATGCCCACATGGAACACGGTGGGGAAATCCTGCTCCAGCCGCGCGCCACGAATGACCGACACATCGGCGCCCAGCGGCTCAAGCGCCACCTGCGCCGCCCGCGCCAGATCATCAGGGCCCATCAGGTTGGGCGGCGTGTTGATGAGCGAGCGCGCAAGGTTGATGCACTGCGCCACCGGGCCTGCCGCCAGACCCGCCGCGTCAACCACGAGCCGCGCCCGTGGCGGTTTCGGGGCACCATCGCGCCCGAAAGCGGGCATGCGATACGCGCCAAGACAGAAGCCAAGGGCCATGTCGGAGGCGGAAACATCTGTGGGTGCGCTGATGCGCCACAGCCCGCTCGGCAGCGAGTCGGGCAGGATGCCGAACACGAAGGGATCGGCTCCATCCGCCGCTTCCGGCACGCCAAGCACGGCGGTGGTGATGTTGCCATCCGCATCGGGCAGGCCCTGCACCTGCCCGTAACGGGCGACAAAACCGGCCTGGAGCGCAAAACGCGCCGCCTTCTCGCCCACCAGCGCCTCAAGCCCCCCCAGGGCCGAGGGGCGAACGGCGTGCACCACGCCTACGGGTTCATGGCCCACATCGTGCGCGGCGACCAGGCAGTCGGGTTGTTGCGGCTTGT contains:
- a CDS encoding DegT/DnrJ/EryC1/StrS aminotransferase family protein, whose amino-acid sequence is MNAPAQAPIGFLDLPRQQAAIADALRARVDAVMRHCRFVMGPEVAELESRLASYVGAAECVGVSSGTDAIQVVLMAEGIGEGDAVFLPAFTYTATAEVPLVLGATPVFVDVDPRTFQIDPENLRQRIADVRKAGRLRPRALIGVDLFGQPAPWPELRAIAAEEDLFLMADCAQAYGASLSGRRLGREGVATTLSFFPSKPLGAYGDAGAILTDDPERAELYRSLRTHGEGKTRYEVLRTGMNARLDTLQAAIILAKLERFDAELARRRAIASAYDKGIAGHLVPPARVADSESSWAIYSVLTQGEADRAAMQEKLKARGVASAIYYPRPLHRQPAYEACHDGASLPVAEDLSRRIMALPLHPELSDNDVARVIAAVCA
- a CDS encoding nucleoside-diphosphate sugar epimerase/dehydratase, yielding MATQSSSSHSLAECLRMTRTIALNCMLDTVLGGLAASLAGWACGYQVPVSDRVLAGGVQVLGMAGLGVAGWPFRVFQQHWRFAGQSDFWRLGGACALASGLVLGATDLLGAPAPAFGMVYGMAAFVLLAGVRGGYQYWRQGLRGLEGSQRVIVLGDGEDASRFLALVPHMGRRVAGLVLEGRQRRPGRRLRGLPVLGQAGDLRAILAALGADENWMVVVADPHFRGERLSTVLRMAHESGTPVRCMPDLSGLTGTARAPLHPVRLADLLPRQPVAPNEQGLASMLRGRRVLVTGAGGSIGAELVRQIARHAPAELILLDMGEFPLWQVDIDLEAMVPALKRHLVLADIRDHARIEQVFARYRPELVFHAAALKQVPMVEANPCEGLLTNVTGTRIVADAASRHGVRAMVLISTDKAVNPASVMGVSKRIAEMYCQALDARVRRAGGPEAMRCVTVRFGNVMGSTGSVIPLFQHQLVRGGPLTVTDPRMQRYFMTVSEAVGLVLQASACGTGAQEDQLAAALLRRGGVFVLDMGTPVRILELARQMIVLAGLRPGRDVQIHFTGLRPGEKLAEDLFYSQEILQPTGCPGLRMATPRTVDLAQVVNIMDALTVACRHGDSAQALDLARRLVPEFVHNPHGVASQVPAGQADVERNAS
- a CDS encoding glycosyltransferase family 4 protein, with translation MTLLHNDHAENVIFVLLLGAGAVMAALLSRRVIGLRILDYPTGRSAHARPVPKGGGLAILAVFVTGVPLAQMILHHAPTLADKTLLAATAWLGLFSWRDDMHPMPAIWKLGAQVLAALLVAWGSLGVLPHDGATWGLLLGRGLWLVVLCNTINFMDGLDGLAAGCTLLACMVTAILCLHAHAGVETWGTALVMAVAIAGFLPFNFPKARLFMGDVGSQCCGLVLGALGLHMADLPQLAHGWALMPLMLSGLLADVGVTLLRRTVLRRPLLQAHREHLYQMAHRSGMKPASITILAWAATLCGAGAACALAGSVIDLPAALLGPLALQLAWGVAVIGRVRHAPELRW
- a CDS encoding MarR family transcriptional regulator, which produces MAKSSQANQANADQMTQSLRDTVVAMVRRDGPDLSARQLAVFLTCYLSDNAHTVRGLAAELNVSKPAITRALDRLEDLRLARRTADPMDRRSVLITHTPQGNGFLRDLRTIVNETSAAAQEKVAAPVRKAPRARRTEELRRAS
- a CDS encoding M17 family metallopeptidase; the encoded protein is MNKPQQPDCLVAAHDVGHEPVGVVHAVRPSALGGLEALVGEKAARFALQAGFVARYGQVQGLPDADGNITTAVLGVPEAADGADPFVFGILPDSLPSGLWRISAPTDVSASDMALGFCLGAYRMPAFGRDGAPKPPRARLVVDAAGLAAGPVAQCINLARSLINTPPNLMGPDDLARAAQVALEPLGADVSVIRGARLEQDFPTVFHVGMGSERAPCVVVARWSGSTAPEDAPLVSLVGKGVCFDTGGYDLKPPSSMLRMKKDMGGAAIMLALARLVVLRDLPVRLELRLGCVENSVSGRAMRPSDVVRTRAGLTVEVGNTDAEGRLVLCDLLHAACEHDPALLIDAATLTGAARVALGPDMPALFSNSDEAALALEGEGRACGDPLWRLPLWPGYRKWLRSPVADLNNISSKPMAGAITAALFLENFVKTDVRWVHIDTYGWNDSDRPGRPEGGESLGLRAAYAGILKIFNLDEMNATLKKQL